From the genome of Vicia villosa cultivar HV-30 ecotype Madison, WI linkage group LG2, Vvil1.0, whole genome shotgun sequence, one region includes:
- the LOC131649357 gene encoding transcription factor GTE12-like has translation MAQMKTRSKFQDSVKPTVACYWVDSNYHTKTTPFSLSQPNNNMIKNHVSDIVMSQPKGVKESSKLANDNMKDSSKECVLKKPMKCVKRRQCWLILKRMLVGRDGWDLKDPPAMVDNVSESKPIGLNEIERKMKLYATPDEFASDMRLVFSNAMMMYPPGNHIYQIAKRFGYNFELKWKSLKDEWELEDRKRRKAHKSRRY, from the coding sequence aTGGCACAAATGAAAACAAGAAGCAAGTTTCAAGATTCTGTAAAACCAACTGTAGCCTGCTATTGGGTTGATTCAAATTATCATACCAAAACAACACCTTTCTCTTTGTCTCAACCAAACAACAACATGATCAAGAACCATGTTTCCGACATTGTCATGTCTCAACCAAAGGGTGTCAAAGAAAGTTCAAAACTGGCGAACGATAACATGAAGGATTCATCCAAAGAATGTGTGTTGAAGAAACCAATGAAGTGTGTTAAGAGAAGGCAATGTTGGTTGATTTTGAAGAGGATGTTGGTGGGTAGAGATGGTTGGGATTTGAAAGATCCTCCAGCAATGGTCGATAACGTCTCTGAGTCAAAGCCAATTGGTTTAAATGAAATAGAGAGAAAAATGAAGTTGTATGCAACACCAGATGAGTTTGCTAGCGACATGAGGCTTGTGTTCTCTAATGCAATGATGATGTATCCTCCAGGGAATCATATTTACCAAATTGCAAAAAGATTTGGATACAATTTTGAACTCAAATGGAAGTCATTGAAGGATGAGTGGGAACTTGAGGATAGGAAAAGAAGAAAGGCGCACAAGAGTAGAAGATACTAA